In Frondihabitans sp. PAMC 28766, a genomic segment contains:
- a CDS encoding CrcB family protein, with translation MRPVHLRFRHIGLVALGGAVGTAFREGLALSFPAPPQGFPVTVFVINVVGSFVLGLLLETLSRRGPDEGSRRLLRLAFGTGVLGGFTTYSALATDVASRLPHATGVAFGYAAASLVLGVLAALIGVAVASRLNRSRPESVSAATEEEAG, from the coding sequence GTGAGACCCGTCCACCTCCGCTTTCGTCACATCGGTCTCGTCGCGCTGGGCGGCGCCGTGGGCACGGCCTTTCGGGAGGGGCTGGCGCTGAGCTTCCCGGCGCCTCCGCAGGGATTTCCGGTGACCGTTTTCGTCATCAACGTGGTCGGCTCTTTCGTGCTCGGGCTGCTGCTCGAGACCCTGTCGCGACGGGGCCCCGACGAGGGGAGCCGTCGCCTCCTGCGCCTTGCTTTCGGTACCGGCGTGCTGGGTGGCTTCACCACCTACAGCGCTCTCGCGACCGATGTGGCCTCGCGGCTGCCTCACGCGACCGGAGTCGCGTTCGGCTACGCGGCGGCATCGCTGGTGCTCGGGGTGCTCGCCGCCCTCATCGGTGTCGCAGTCGCGTCGAGGCTGAACCGCAGCCGGCCCGAGAGCGTCTCGGCCGCCACGGAAGAAGAGGCAGGATGA
- a CDS encoding GNAT family N-acetyltransferase translates to MPLPIALDAETTLRLLAVPDAESLAEAYVRNAEHLAPWDPARDDDFATALYQRGAIEKVLVAHEAGSAVPFAIDRGGEVVGRVDLTSIVRGPLQSAVLGYWLDASLTGHGLVSKAVDAVIAIARDELELHRLEAGTLLHNAPSQRVLAKAGFEAIGVAHRFLLIGGRWQDHILFQKILTD, encoded by the coding sequence GTGCCGCTCCCCATCGCGCTCGACGCCGAGACCACCCTTCGACTACTGGCGGTGCCCGACGCCGAAAGCCTCGCCGAGGCCTACGTCCGGAATGCCGAGCACCTGGCCCCGTGGGATCCTGCGCGCGACGACGACTTCGCGACCGCCCTCTACCAGCGCGGGGCCATCGAGAAGGTGCTGGTCGCCCACGAGGCCGGGTCGGCCGTGCCCTTCGCCATCGATCGCGGCGGCGAGGTGGTCGGCCGGGTCGACCTCACGAGCATCGTGCGTGGCCCGCTGCAGAGCGCCGTGCTCGGCTACTGGCTCGACGCCTCGCTCACCGGCCACGGCCTCGTCTCGAAGGCCGTCGACGCGGTCATCGCGATCGCCCGTGACGAACTCGAGCTGCACCGGCTGGAGGCCGGCACGCTGCTGCACAATGCGCCGTCGCAGCGGGTCCTCGCCAAGGCCGGCTTCGAGGCCATCGGCGTCGCGCACCGCTTCCTCCTGATCGGCGGCCGGTGGCAGGATCACATCCTCTTCCAGAAGATCCTGACCGACTGA
- a CDS encoding carbohydrate ABC transporter permease, whose product MATTTAVRASDKLGRTPRRRQNPLRGLYPLVWIGPAIALIAIVVIWPVVVMVHSSLLHISPDGFVLGSAGFANFTALFAEAALPGVLGRTVVWVVVVVAITIVLSLGLAQLFNANFPGRKIARWALIVPWAASVMMTALIFRWALSSNNGVVNVILHHLGILKSYNSSQADWLGNPVTAFLWMMAVGVFVSLPFSTYALLAGLQSIPEEVYEAAQIDGATKWAMYRSMTLPLLKPALIVATLINVINVFNSFPIIWEMTRGGPGYSTSTSTTFMYSLKQSYIGESSAMSVLNFALVIVIVLVYLKVTRWKEQVD is encoded by the coding sequence ATGGCCACCACCACGGCGGTGCGCGCGAGCGACAAGCTCGGGCGCACCCCGCGGAGGCGGCAGAACCCCCTTCGCGGTCTCTACCCGCTCGTCTGGATCGGCCCGGCGATCGCCCTGATCGCCATCGTCGTCATCTGGCCGGTGGTCGTGATGGTGCACTCGTCGCTGCTGCACATCAGCCCCGACGGTTTCGTGCTCGGCAGCGCCGGGTTCGCGAACTTCACGGCGCTCTTCGCCGAGGCCGCTCTACCGGGGGTGCTCGGCCGGACGGTCGTCTGGGTCGTCGTGGTCGTCGCGATCACCATCGTTCTGTCGCTCGGTCTCGCGCAGCTCTTCAACGCGAACTTCCCCGGCCGAAAGATCGCGCGCTGGGCGCTGATCGTGCCGTGGGCCGCCTCCGTGATGATGACGGCCCTCATCTTCCGCTGGGCTCTGAGCTCGAACAACGGCGTGGTGAACGTGATCCTGCATCACCTCGGCATCCTGAAGTCGTACAACTCGAGCCAGGCCGACTGGCTCGGCAACCCGGTCACTGCCTTCCTCTGGATGATGGCCGTCGGCGTCTTCGTGTCGCTGCCGTTCTCGACGTACGCCCTGCTCGCTGGCCTGCAGTCCATCCCCGAAGAGGTCTACGAGGCGGCGCAGATCGACGGCGCGACGAAGTGGGCGATGTACCGCAGCATGACGCTGCCGCTGCTCAAGCCGGCCCTCATCGTCGCGACGCTGATCAACGTGATCAACGTCTTCAACTCGTTCCCCATCATCTGGGAGATGACCCGGGGCGGCCCCGGCTACTCGACCAGCACCTCGACGACGTTCATGTACTCGCTCAAGCAGAGCTACATCGGTGAGTCGTCGGCGATGTCGGTGCTCAACTTCGCGCTCGTGATCGTGATCGTGCTCGTCTACCTGAAGGTGACGCGCTGGAAGGAACAGGTCGACTGA
- a CDS encoding carbohydrate ABC transporter permease, with protein sequence MTTTVTTQDPAPVATRPGARSRARVRGTAGRPVGSRRKARRWSTKKFVLALAAYVIALIFLLPYIEMVIAAVRPAKELLSPTILPTHVDWSNFVSIWSTGFGGNLLSSFEIAGGATILVLLVALPAAYFTARRRFRGRAVFLLLVLATQMFQPAAMLVGIQREFISFDLPSPILSLILINAGFNMAFAVWILNAFFASIPVELEEAAMVDGCSRIGALTKITLPLAMPGLVTALIFTFISAWNEFLVALTLTLGGQPGQAPLTVAINNYVGQYSIDWGHLFAGSVIATIPVIILFALIEGRVVSGLTAGSIK encoded by the coding sequence ATGACCACAACCGTCACCACGCAGGATCCGGCGCCCGTCGCCACTCGCCCCGGGGCCCGTTCGCGAGCCCGGGTCCGCGGCACCGCCGGCCGCCCCGTCGGCAGCCGCCGAAAGGCCCGCCGCTGGTCGACCAAGAAGTTCGTGCTGGCGCTCGCCGCCTACGTGATCGCGCTGATCTTCCTGCTGCCGTACATCGAGATGGTCATCGCAGCCGTTCGCCCGGCGAAGGAGCTGCTCAGCCCCACGATCCTGCCGACCCACGTCGACTGGTCGAACTTCGTCTCGATCTGGAGCACCGGATTCGGCGGCAACCTGCTGTCGAGCTTCGAGATCGCCGGGGGCGCGACGATCCTGGTGCTGCTCGTCGCGCTGCCCGCCGCGTACTTCACGGCGCGACGCAGGTTCCGCGGTCGCGCGGTCTTCCTGCTGCTGGTGCTCGCGACGCAGATGTTCCAGCCGGCGGCGATGCTCGTCGGCATCCAGCGAGAGTTCATCTCGTTCGATCTGCCGTCGCCGATCCTGTCGCTGATCCTCATCAACGCGGGGTTCAACATGGCGTTCGCCGTCTGGATCCTGAACGCGTTCTTCGCCTCGATCCCGGTCGAGCTCGAAGAGGCGGCCATGGTCGACGGGTGCAGCAGGATCGGGGCCCTCACCAAGATCACGCTGCCTCTGGCCATGCCGGGGCTCGTCACGGCGCTCATCTTCACGTTCATCAGCGCCTGGAACGAGTTCTTGGTCGCGCTGACGCTGACGCTCGGCGGCCAACCGGGGCAGGCGCCTTTGACGGTGGCGATCAACAACTACGTGGGGCAGTACTCGATCGACTGGGGGCACCTGTTCGCCGGCTCGGTCATCGCCACGATCCCCGTGATCATCCTCTTTGCGCTGATCGAGGGGCGCGTCGTCTCGGGGCTGACGGCCGGGTCGATCAAGTAG
- a CDS encoding DUF1003 domain-containing protein: protein MPSTPAVTIRHHLPQLRPTKLLATVPHTALHPSVRIEAERRAASIQLRVADAITAFAGSMMFVYLHVVLFAAWMLFFEMTPWPTLTLIVSLEAIFLSTFVMIGQNRQAAFQQSKADRDYNSQEKLLEENTDLTRVIHELSQQIHEMVKAEVAAQAKPTDTQAPPATT, encoded by the coding sequence ATGCCGTCCACACCCGCCGTCACCATCCGCCACCACCTGCCGCAGCTGCGGCCGACCAAGCTGCTCGCCACCGTCCCGCACACGGCTCTGCACCCGTCCGTGCGGATCGAGGCCGAGCGCCGCGCGGCGAGCATCCAGCTGCGCGTCGCCGACGCCATCACGGCGTTCGCAGGCTCGATGATGTTCGTCTACCTGCACGTCGTGCTGTTCGCCGCGTGGATGCTCTTCTTCGAGATGACGCCCTGGCCCACGCTGACGCTGATCGTGTCGCTCGAGGCGATCTTCCTGTCGACCTTCGTGATGATCGGCCAGAACCGCCAGGCGGCCTTCCAGCAGTCGAAGGCCGACCGCGACTACAACTCGCAAGAGAAGCTGCTCGAAGAGAACACCGACCTCACCCGGGTGATCCACGAGCTGTCGCAGCAGATCCACGAGATGGTCAAGGCCGAGGTGGCGGCGCAGGCGAAGCCGACCGACACCCAGGCCCCTCCCGCGACTACTTGA
- a CDS encoding MarR family winged helix-turn-helix transcriptional regulator: MNEPEMSLTSNLELLRWIGWAQQQAGLDWIRERDLSHQQSFALGFLVQNPGSIQRDIAEMTRTTPASVSSLLQGLEKRGLIERRTEEGNERSKRVYATDAGVELISGFDVAMRDAEESILAPLDQGERDALHALLTKITSVLPRPTRS, from the coding sequence ATGAACGAACCGGAGATGTCCCTGACGAGCAACCTCGAGCTGCTCCGATGGATCGGCTGGGCTCAGCAGCAGGCCGGCCTCGACTGGATCCGCGAGCGCGACCTCAGCCACCAGCAGAGTTTCGCCCTCGGTTTCCTCGTCCAGAACCCCGGTTCGATTCAGCGCGACATCGCCGAGATGACGCGCACCACGCCGGCCAGCGTCTCGAGCCTTCTGCAGGGTCTCGAAAAGCGCGGCCTCATCGAACGCCGCACCGAGGAGGGCAACGAGCGCAGCAAGCGCGTCTACGCCACCGACGCCGGCGTCGAGCTGATCTCGGGATTCGACGTCGCCATGCGCGATGCCGAAGAGAGCATCCTCGCCCCGCTCGACCAGGGCGAGCGCGACGCGCTGCACGCGCTGCTCACCAAGATCACCTCCGTGCTGCCGCGTCCCACCCGGTCGTAG
- a CDS encoding endonuclease/exonuclease/phosphatase family protein — translation MTRTTPSPSSSAIPGPDSPPALDPSQFTLVSYNLWHNKAASELSSLVETAKADLLCLQEATTTDLPDTIGGLHRVVATGANRLGLALYARDDRFEVHETRTVSLGKSMHDRVMSPTAERLVAARLVDRVTAKQFVVASFHAAPLSARNSVRRTQIRAAHGHLDALGAGMPQIMIGDYNYPWFASGLARMLRATGHTLTRPTTGTYRNYGVVRGKFDLATSIGATLGELRALAKGASDHFPIVCSVTV, via the coding sequence GTGACCCGCACCACCCCCAGCCCGTCGTCGTCCGCCATCCCCGGCCCCGACAGCCCCCCAGCCCTCGACCCGTCGCAGTTCACTCTCGTCAGCTACAACCTCTGGCACAACAAGGCCGCCTCCGAGCTCTCGTCGCTCGTCGAGACGGCAAAGGCCGACTTGCTCTGCCTGCAGGAGGCCACGACCACCGATCTTCCCGACACCATCGGCGGTCTGCACCGCGTCGTGGCCACCGGGGCGAACCGTCTCGGCCTCGCGCTCTACGCTCGCGACGACCGTTTCGAAGTGCACGAGACGCGCACGGTCTCGCTCGGCAAGTCGATGCACGACCGCGTGATGTCGCCGACGGCCGAGCGTCTCGTCGCCGCGCGTCTGGTCGACCGGGTCACCGCCAAGCAGTTCGTCGTCGCGTCCTTCCACGCCGCACCCCTCAGCGCTCGCAACTCGGTGCGTCGTACACAGATCCGCGCCGCCCACGGGCACCTCGACGCGCTCGGCGCAGGGATGCCGCAGATCATGATCGGCGACTACAACTACCCGTGGTTCGCCTCGGGACTCGCCCGCATGCTGCGAGCGACCGGTCACACGCTCACCCGGCCCACCACCGGCACCTACCGCAACTACGGCGTGGTCCGCGGCAAGTTCGACCTCGCGACGTCGATCGGGGCGACCCTCGGCGAGCTCCGCGCGCTCGCGAAGGGCGCGTCCGACCACTTCCCGATCGTCTGCAGCGTCACCGTCTGA
- a CDS encoding extracellular solute-binding protein, with protein sequence MKSKPTNRLVAAAALAAAAALTMTGCATSSSSSASSGPVTLKLVAADYGTGPSNSSSKYWQSIADAFHKKNPNITVKVQTVNWNDFDSQVQTSVQNHQYPDITEGDYFSTYAQEGLLYKASDVLSTPSNLLPAFKAQGSYKGTQYGMPFTTSSRTLFYNKALFAKAGITAAPTTWADIQADSAKIKSLGKIGFGLPLGSEEAQAESMLWMMGDGGGYQSKPGTYDIDSSKNVASFQFLNKLVSAGDTEPNPGSANRTDLWKQFAQGQIGMINGSPALVPIIQAGGVLKTADWASVQIAGKTGPLTKTLGVSDNVAAFNKNGHEAQIKKFLDFTYQDKYQIQFDKEYDLLPATTTAANKMASDPLFGSFIKALPQSVQYPIDTAWPQVKTKVQQTIGTAVTGDPSKVLSSLQSTAKAAQAAN encoded by the coding sequence ATGAAGTCGAAGCCGACCAACAGGCTCGTCGCTGCCGCGGCGCTCGCCGCAGCCGCTGCCCTGACCATGACCGGATGCGCCACGTCGTCGTCGTCGAGCGCGAGCTCGGGGCCCGTCACGCTCAAGCTCGTCGCAGCCGACTACGGCACCGGCCCGAGCAACTCGAGCTCGAAGTACTGGCAGAGCATCGCCGACGCCTTCCACAAGAAGAACCCGAACATCACGGTCAAGGTGCAGACGGTCAACTGGAACGACTTCGACTCCCAGGTGCAGACCAGTGTGCAGAACCACCAGTACCCTGACATCACCGAGGGCGACTACTTCTCGACGTACGCGCAGGAGGGCCTGCTCTACAAGGCCAGCGACGTGCTCTCCACGCCGAGCAACCTGTTGCCGGCGTTCAAGGCTCAGGGCAGCTACAAGGGCACGCAGTACGGCATGCCCTTCACCACCAGCTCGCGCACGCTCTTCTACAACAAGGCGCTCTTCGCCAAGGCCGGCATCACGGCGGCGCCGACGACGTGGGCCGACATCCAGGCCGACAGTGCGAAGATCAAGTCCCTCGGCAAGATCGGCTTCGGTCTGCCTCTCGGCTCGGAAGAGGCTCAGGCCGAGTCGATGCTCTGGATGATGGGCGACGGCGGCGGATACCAGTCGAAGCCGGGCACCTACGACATCGACAGCTCGAAGAACGTCGCCTCCTTCCAGTTCTTGAACAAGCTCGTGAGCGCCGGCGACACCGAGCCGAACCCCGGCAGCGCCAACCGCACCGACCTCTGGAAGCAGTTCGCCCAGGGCCAGATCGGCATGATCAACGGCTCGCCCGCTCTGGTGCCGATCATCCAGGCCGGCGGCGTGCTGAAGACTGCCGACTGGGCGTCGGTGCAGATCGCCGGCAAGACCGGCCCGCTGACCAAGACCCTCGGCGTGAGCGACAACGTCGCCGCGTTCAACAAGAACGGCCACGAGGCGCAGATCAAGAAGTTCCTCGACTTCACCTACCAGGACAAGTACCAGATCCAGTTCGACAAGGAGTACGACCTGCTGCCGGCCACGACGACGGCGGCGAACAAGATGGCGTCCGACCCGCTGTTCGGCTCGTTCATCAAGGCGCTGCCGCAGTCGGTTCAGTACCCGATCGACACGGCCTGGCCGCAGGTCAAGACCAAGGTGCAGCAGACCATCGGCACTGCGGTGACCGGCGACCCGTCGAAGGTGCTGAGCTCGCTGCAGTCGACGGCCAAGGCCGCGCAGGCAGCGAACTAG
- a CDS encoding CrcB family protein: MTTPLVFLAICVAGGVGSALRFVVDGVVKSRGALPYPLATTIINVTGSFALGLVTGLGANAGLPHAWVLVLGGGLIGGYTTFSTASVETVRLIEERRWGLALLNGVGMLVVAIAAAALGLLVTGAL; this comes from the coding sequence ATGACGACTCCTCTGGTCTTCCTGGCCATCTGCGTCGCCGGCGGGGTCGGCTCCGCACTGCGGTTCGTCGTGGACGGCGTGGTGAAGTCGCGTGGGGCCCTGCCGTACCCGCTCGCGACGACGATCATCAACGTGACAGGGTCGTTCGCGCTCGGGCTCGTCACGGGGCTGGGCGCGAACGCGGGGCTGCCGCACGCGTGGGTGCTGGTGCTCGGAGGAGGGCTGATCGGCGGCTACACGACGTTCAGCACGGCGAGCGTCGAGACCGTGCGGCTGATCGAGGAGCGGCGCTGGGGGCTCGCTCTGCTGAACGGCGTCGGGATGCTCGTGGTGGCCATAGCGGCCGCGGCACTCGGCCTGTTGGTGACCGGGGCCCTCTGA
- a CDS encoding WXG100 family type VII secretion target, with translation MLKSELTVSTDAVESRAAAIGQRVMEFESRVSALNCFVMSMVGSSWSGPAADAFAADYVEWFDGAREVCASLDRVSSLLASASQTYGATEADVTHASQQDHVAVDFIMDGE, from the coding sequence GTGCTGAAGAGCGAGTTGACAGTCTCGACCGACGCGGTCGAGTCGAGAGCGGCTGCCATCGGCCAACGAGTCATGGAGTTCGAATCACGCGTCTCCGCTCTGAACTGCTTCGTGATGTCGATGGTCGGCTCGAGCTGGTCTGGCCCCGCGGCCGACGCTTTCGCCGCCGACTACGTCGAATGGTTCGACGGCGCCCGCGAGGTCTGCGCCTCCCTCGATCGGGTTTCTTCACTCCTTGCGAGCGCGAGCCAGACATACGGGGCCACCGAGGCCGACGTCACTCATGCATCTCAGCAGGATCACGTGGCGGTCGACTTCATCATGGACGGAGAGTGA
- a CDS encoding WXG100 family type VII secretion target codes for MSRFTVSSEAIQGAAATVSGRVAEFEARVSALNNLVTATIGSTWSGAGADAFSSDYVEWFDGAHEVHAALARVASLLANSAETYQTTESSVTDASQHSHVVNDFTVAGD; via the coding sequence TTGAGCAGATTCACCGTCTCATCGGAGGCGATTCAGGGGGCGGCCGCGACCGTCTCAGGTCGTGTCGCCGAATTCGAAGCGCGAGTCTCAGCACTCAACAACCTGGTGACCGCGACGATCGGCTCGACCTGGTCGGGCGCCGGGGCCGATGCGTTCTCGTCCGACTACGTCGAGTGGTTCGACGGCGCACACGAAGTCCACGCGGCACTCGCGCGTGTGGCCTCGCTCCTGGCGAACAGCGCAGAGACTTACCAGACGACCGAGAGCAGCGTCACAGACGCATCGCAGCACTCCCACGTCGTCAACGACTTCACCGTTGCAGGAGACTGA
- a CDS encoding cytochrome c oxidase assembly protein codes for MTDQIEDLRFETKQMKLPSAPVSERSVVPIVLLLCIPLGVGLALAAMYYSGAFAQLVTSPGAVVSNGLPMVTAVFDGSAAVTVGLLVVSTFVLPGQTKNPKSASFSQWYATRWAGWAALVWLLSAITVLVFTAANTLSVPFTSPTFQSQFLFVVFQLEIGQTWLVTIGCIAVALVILLVTKNVSWLATATVFSIFALLPLALSGHSAGSLQHVNAVNSLAMHLVGVTVWMGGLIAVILLRNKAGKHLATVVSRYSMMAIWAFGFVAFSGVINASLRLTGPLDLFRTTYGQLILIKSIILIGLGVAGYFQRRSVIPGLVRQPTRTRSFVRLAVSEVVFMAVAMGLSVALSKSPPPVPQTTDISQQAALLGWPMPKPITLPRFLFGFHPDWFFIAVSAIMATLYIVGVVKLKRRGDSWSWGRTVPWLVGCFGLFFATSGGPSVYGAVNFSTHMIQHMVLMMYVPPLLVLGAPILLSLRTLPKRRDNSRGAREWILIITHSRYANVITNPIVAAIIFAGSLVAFYYSGWFEASLQTHPGHFIMEVHFLLAGYLFFFVVIGVDPGPKRPPYPFRVILLMATLAFHAFFGLALMTQTTVLASDWWHALGETNTAALLADQHVGGAIAWGAGEFPTVLIALVVVRQWVKSDERIARRYDRRAETDGDAELNAYNEQLQQMAAHERPGRPQG; via the coding sequence GTGACCGACCAGATCGAAGACCTCCGCTTCGAGACCAAGCAGATGAAGCTGCCGTCTGCGCCGGTCTCCGAGCGATCCGTCGTGCCGATCGTGCTCCTGCTGTGCATCCCGCTCGGCGTCGGGCTTGCTCTCGCCGCCATGTACTACTCGGGGGCGTTCGCCCAGCTCGTGACCTCGCCCGGTGCCGTCGTCAGCAACGGTCTGCCCATGGTCACGGCCGTCTTCGACGGGTCGGCCGCCGTCACGGTCGGGCTTCTGGTCGTGTCGACGTTCGTGCTGCCCGGGCAGACGAAGAATCCGAAATCGGCCAGTTTCAGCCAGTGGTACGCCACCCGGTGGGCAGGCTGGGCCGCCCTCGTCTGGCTGCTCTCGGCGATCACCGTCCTCGTCTTCACCGCTGCGAACACGCTCAGCGTGCCCTTCACGTCGCCGACCTTCCAGTCGCAGTTCCTCTTCGTCGTCTTCCAGCTCGAGATCGGCCAGACGTGGCTGGTGACGATCGGCTGCATCGCCGTCGCCCTCGTGATCCTGCTCGTCACCAAGAACGTCTCGTGGCTCGCGACCGCAACGGTCTTCTCGATCTTCGCCCTCCTGCCGCTGGCACTGTCAGGGCACTCGGCCGGCAGCCTTCAGCACGTCAACGCGGTCAACAGCCTCGCGATGCACCTCGTCGGCGTGACCGTCTGGATGGGCGGCCTGATCGCCGTCATCCTGTTGCGCAACAAAGCAGGCAAGCACCTCGCGACGGTCGTCAGCCGCTACTCGATGATGGCGATCTGGGCGTTCGGGTTCGTCGCGTTCTCCGGTGTCATCAATGCCAGCCTGCGGCTCACCGGGCCGCTCGACCTGTTCCGCACGACGTACGGCCAGCTGATCCTGATCAAGTCGATCATTCTGATCGGTCTCGGGGTCGCCGGTTACTTCCAGCGCCGTAGCGTGATCCCGGGGCTCGTGCGCCAGCCCACGCGCACCCGGTCGTTCGTGCGGCTCGCGGTGTCGGAGGTCGTCTTCATGGCGGTCGCCATGGGGTTGTCGGTCGCGCTGTCGAAGAGCCCGCCGCCGGTGCCGCAGACGACCGACATCAGCCAGCAGGCGGCGCTGCTCGGGTGGCCGATGCCGAAGCCGATCACGCTGCCCCGCTTCCTCTTCGGGTTTCACCCCGACTGGTTCTTCATCGCGGTCTCGGCGATCATGGCCACGCTCTACATCGTCGGCGTCGTCAAGCTGAAGCGCCGAGGCGACTCCTGGTCGTGGGGCCGCACCGTACCGTGGCTCGTCGGCTGCTTCGGCCTCTTCTTCGCCACGAGCGGCGGCCCGAGCGTCTACGGCGCCGTCAACTTCTCCACGCACATGATCCAGCACATGGTGCTGATGATGTACGTGCCGCCCCTGCTCGTGCTCGGCGCGCCGATCCTGCTCTCCCTCCGCACCCTGCCGAAGCGGCGCGACAACAGCCGCGGTGCCCGCGAGTGGATCCTGATCATCACTCACTCCCGCTACGCGAACGTCATCACCAACCCGATCGTCGCCGCCATCATCTTCGCCGGCAGCCTCGTAGCCTTCTACTACTCTGGCTGGTTCGAGGCGTCACTGCAGACCCACCCGGGCCACTTCATCATGGAGGTGCACTTCCTCCTCGCCGGCTACCTCTTCTTCTTCGTCGTGATCGGCGTCGACCCGGGGCCGAAGCGCCCGCCCTATCCGTTCCGCGTGATCCTGCTGATGGCGACACTCGCGTTCCACGCCTTCTTCGGGCTGGCGCTGATGACGCAGACGACCGTGCTCGCCTCCGACTGGTGGCATGCGCTCGGCGAGACCAACACGGCGGCGCTGCTGGCCGATCAGCACGTCGGCGGTGCGATCGCCTGGGGAGCCGGCGAATTCCCGACGGTTCTCATCGCCCTCGTCGTGGTGCGCCAGTGGGTCAAGTCGGACGAACGGATCGCACGGCGCTATGACCGCCGGGCCGAGACGGACGGCGATGCCGAGCTCAACGCCTACAACGAGCAGCTTCAGCAGATGGCGGCGCACGAGCGCCCCGGCCGGCCCCAGGGCTGA
- a CDS encoding MATE family efflux transporter, translating to MTSATETPGSNRWFLSAAPIVRALVHLCVPMAAAMIVGAVYNVVNAGFIGSLHDATLLAAVTFGSPILGLVMAVGGVFGTGGSALISRLLGASEQDPEKAGEIKHVSSFALWGAVIVGAILGAIGLLLIHPLVAVLGAHGVAAAPTAAFVGVMLAFVPVLAAAFCLEQLVRAEGAARQVMIGLIASTVGNLVFDVLFILVLHWGVAGAALSVGLSNLITVVYFVVYLTRHSEHVSLAPKWFTLKLDVMKQVFGVGVGELLQSAFLIVTSLVLNNLAANYGDGPLAAMGVAVRIAQVPEFLIMGVTLGVLPLFAYSFGKGDRARLSASLRGSAITVGIIAVFFAGLGIVFRDQIFTAFVVDHSLLSLGAVIITAQLVSMVFNGFTGLITSLFQATGRALPATIMSVTQGILFIPIVIFANLWFGLDGIIWALTVSEGLVLVAGIVMWLASRGAIARGLAEGSPERAAEVLEGAEA from the coding sequence ATGACTTCCGCAACCGAAACCCCAGGCTCCAACCGCTGGTTCCTCTCCGCCGCCCCGATCGTCCGCGCCCTCGTGCATCTCTGCGTGCCGATGGCCGCCGCGATGATCGTGGGCGCCGTCTACAACGTCGTCAACGCCGGCTTCATCGGATCCCTCCACGACGCCACCCTCCTCGCCGCTGTCACCTTCGGCTCGCCGATCCTGGGCCTCGTCATGGCCGTGGGTGGAGTTTTCGGCACCGGCGGTTCGGCCCTCATCTCCCGCCTCCTCGGCGCATCCGAGCAGGATCCCGAGAAAGCCGGCGAGATCAAGCACGTCTCGTCGTTCGCTCTCTGGGGTGCCGTCATCGTGGGCGCCATCCTCGGCGCGATCGGCCTCCTCCTCATCCATCCCCTCGTGGCGGTGCTCGGCGCGCACGGAGTGGCCGCAGCGCCGACGGCTGCGTTCGTCGGCGTCATGCTCGCCTTCGTGCCGGTGCTTGCCGCGGCGTTCTGCCTCGAGCAGCTCGTCCGTGCCGAGGGGGCCGCTCGCCAGGTCATGATCGGCCTCATCGCGTCGACCGTCGGCAACCTCGTCTTCGACGTGCTCTTCATCCTCGTGCTGCACTGGGGTGTAGCCGGTGCCGCGCTCTCGGTCGGGCTGTCGAACCTCATCACGGTCGTCTACTTCGTCGTCTACCTCACCCGCCACAGCGAGCACGTCAGCCTCGCGCCGAAGTGGTTCACGCTCAAGCTCGACGTCATGAAGCAGGTCTTCGGCGTCGGCGTCGGCGAGCTGCTGCAGTCGGCCTTCCTCATCGTCACGTCGCTCGTGCTCAACAACCTCGCCGCGAACTACGGCGACGGGCCGCTGGCCGCGATGGGTGTGGCCGTCAGGATCGCGCAGGTGCCCGAGTTCCTGATCATGGGTGTCACCCTGGGTGTGCTGCCACTCTTCGCCTACTCGTTCGGCAAGGGCGACCGCGCCCGGCTGTCGGCGTCGCTGCGCGGCTCGGCAATCACAGTCGGCATCATCGCCGTCTTCTTCGCCGGCCTCGGCATCGTCTTCCGCGACCAGATCTTCACCGCCTTCGTCGTCGACCACTCGCTGCTGTCTCTCGGCGCGGTGATCATCACGGCTCAGCTCGTCTCGATGGTCTTCAACGGCTTCACCGGGCTCATCACCTCGCTCTTCCAGGCGACCGGGCGCGCGCTGCCCGCGACCATCATGAGCGTGACGCAGGGCATCCTGTTCATCCCGATCGTGATCTTCGCGAACCTCTGGTTCGGGCTCGACGGCATCATCTGGGCGCTCACGGTCAGCGAGGGTCTCGTGCTCGTCGCCGGGATCGTCATGTGGCTGGCGTCACGCGGGGCGATCGCCCGGGGCCTCGCCGAGGGCAGCCCCGAGCGCGCCGCCGAGGTGCTCGAGGGCGCCGAGGCCTGA